The sequence GGGATTGCAAGCGTTTGGCCAGCTTGTGCAAGTCGCGCCCCAGAGTTGCCCGAGTTTGCTGACGGCGTTGGACTGGTTTTTGCACCCGCTGGTGGTCAAGGCGCAACCGGATGTGTTGGCGGCCATCGGCTCGCGCTTTTTCCCAACGACGGTGTGGCAACCGGCGACCGAGATACCAGGGGTGGCGCTGGTGTGCCAAGGATTGACCTGCCAGGAACCGGCCACATCGCTCGAGATGGCGCTGCAACAATTGGCCCAGTATCAACTCTGAAAGCGGGAGACCCCCCAAGCCTGGTATAAGTTAAAGATGGCTTTTTTCGGGGGAGTGGTTGTGGAGGACCTGCAACAGGGGATTCAACGGAGTCAAACGCATCTGTTGTCGTTGCAATACCCAGAAGGTTTTTGGTGGGCCACGCTGGAATCCAATGTCACGATGACCGCCGAGTTGGTGTTGCTCTATGCCGTTTGGGGGATCAAGGAGCGACTGCCGCTGGCGAAAATTAAAACCTATCTTCTCAATCAACAACAGGCACACGGCGGCTGGGAACTCTACTACGGCGATGGCGGGGATTTGAACTGCACCATTGAAGCCTATATGGCGTTGCGGTTATTGGGCTGTCACCCCGACGAACCGGCGATGCAGCGAGCCAGAGAGGTGATTTTAAGTCGCGGCGGCGTCACTCGCAGTCGCATTTTTACCAAGTTAAATCTAGCCCTGATCGGTTGTTACGAATGGCAAGGGCTGCCATCCTTGCCCCCCTGGTTAATGCTGTTACCGCCAGGCGGTCCCTTTAGTATTTACGACATGTCCAGTTGGGCCAGAAGTAGCACCGTCCCCTTAATCATTGTCTTTGATAAAAAACCGGTGTATCCCCAGGGATTTACCTTGGATGAATTGTATGTGGAACCGCCCACTGCCCGCCGTTACGAACTGCCGCAAAAAGGCGATTGGTCGGATGTATTTGTGTGGCTGGATTGGGGCTTGAAATGGGCGGAAATGTTCGGTTTGACGCCGTTTCGGCAAGAGGGACTGGCCGCTGCGGAAAAGTGGATTTTGCAACGCCAAGAGGAAACGGGGGACTGGGGCGGCATCCAACCGGCGATGGTGAATTCACTGCTGGCGTTGCGCTGCCTGGATTACCCGCTAGAAGAACCGGCGGTGGTGCGGGGCTTCCGGGCGGTAGAGAAATTCTGCGTGGAAAGCGAAACCGAATACTGGATGCAGCCCTGCGTGTCGCCGGTGTGGGATACGGCCTTGACCATCCGCGCACTGGTGGATAGTGGGTTAGAGCCGGACCATCCGGCGCTGGTGCGGGCGGGGCAATGGCTGCTGCAGAAGCAAATTCTCAA is a genomic window of Gloeomargarita sp. SKYB120 containing:
- the shc gene encoding squalene--hopene cyclase, whose amino-acid sequence is MEDLQQGIQRSQTHLLSLQYPEGFWWATLESNVTMTAELVLLYAVWGIKERLPLAKIKTYLLNQQQAHGGWELYYGDGGDLNCTIEAYMALRLLGCHPDEPAMQRAREVILSRGGVTRSRIFTKLNLALIGCYEWQGLPSLPPWLMLLPPGGPFSIYDMSSWARSSTVPLIIVFDKKPVYPQGFTLDELYVEPPTARRYELPQKGDWSDVFVWLDWGLKWAEMFGLTPFRQEGLAAAEKWILQRQEETGDWGGIQPAMVNSLLALRCLDYPLEEPAVVRGFRAVEKFCVESETEYWMQPCVSPVWDTALTIRALVDSGLEPDHPALVRAGQWLLQKQILNTYGDWAVKNPQARPGGWAFEFDNRYYPDVDDTAVVVMALSQIRLPNEAEKQQAIRRAVDWIVAMQCKNGSWGAFDKDNDQDWLNYIPYGDLQAMIDPGTADVTARVLEMARYPGVPPLPPVVKQRALDYLLQVQEPTGSWFGRWGVNYIYGTSGVLAALQDEPQAQRARERAVTWLLAHQNPDGGWGETCRSYNDPSLQGQGDSTVSQTAWAILGLLAAGQGTHPATGRGIAYLLAQQQPNGAWQEPWFTGTGFPRHFYLRYNLYYQHFPLMALGRYQRQVGQG